AACAAAGAGCTGCAAAAAGAATGAAACCAATACGGAAAAGATGCTTTCTTGAGAAAAATCGAAAAATAAGCATTATTAGCTCTTGAAGAAAAATAGCTAGAAAAGTTACAACCATATGGAGAACGAAGATATAGCCAAAAAAAGTCTTAAAAAGGGGACAAAATTATGGAAAAAAGAAAGTATTCAGTAACACCTCAAGATCGAATGAATTATTTATTAGGTCTTTATTCTGCAGATCAACAAATTAATGCAGTTCTTTATTTTCCTGTAGGTATATCAAAGAAAATACTTGAACAATCAATAAGGATAACGTTACAATTGCAGCCGGTTTTGAACAGCCGTTTTGTAGAAAATGATATTCCTTACTGGGAGGAACATTCATCTGGTACTAACACACCTATTTGTCTTTTTGCAGAAGGAAATGATCAAGAACTTGAAATGATGGCAATAGATTTTATTAAGGAACCTGGAGATCGTATTCAGGGGCCTATGGTTCAAGCAAAATTATTACGAGGCAATACAACAGATATGTTAGTTGTGAAATTATCTCATCTATGTTCAGATGGTGCAGGAGTCAAGGAATATATTAATTTGTTGGGAGCAATTTATACTCAACTTTCCTTGGGACAATCTAAGGATCAAATTATAAAGGAATTTGGTGAGGGGAATGAGAGTTTTCGTGATCAATCACCTGTGTTCAAATATGCCGGAATATCAGACGTAAAAAGTGCGTATCGTCCTAACCAAGAACAACAGGCATCGTTATGGTCTTTTCCATCTCAACCGAACAAAAATACATACCCAAAAATGTCCGTACGGCGGTTGAGCCATGAGCAAACTCTACGTCTAATCCAATGGACAAAAGCACAACAGGCTACCTTGAATGATACAATCATGACTGCATACTTCCAAGCTTTATCACGTTTCACTGTGTATGCAGAACCTCGCACCGCAGAAAAAATGATCGGTTTAACAATTGATTTACGTCGATATCTGCCTAACTATACAACTGGTGCTATTTGTAACTTATCCGGTATGGAAATGCCAGTGATTAAAATGGAAGACGATGAAACATTTAATCAGACTCTTGTTCGAGTTAAACAATCAATGGATAAAATAAAGTCTCAAAATCCAGGTCTTTCTTCAGCAGCAGGAATGGAGCTACTGGCAGAAATGAAGCTATCTACAGTGAAGGAAATGTATAATCAGCAATACGAACAGGCTGTACAGATGGGGATGGCGTTGCCATTACTGACAAATTTGGGAGTGATTGCTGATGAACCTATTCAGTTTGGTGAAATTCAAGCTGAGGACGGGTATATGACATCACCTATTATGTATGCACCATTCTTTTCAATGGGAGCAAGCTCTTATAATGGAAGACTTACATTTACGATTGGTTATCATGCGCCGGATACATCAAAAGAAAAGGTAGAAAAATTTTTAGAATGTGTGGTTAATCAACTATCATCATTGTAAGGTTCTGGTGCAAAGATAAAATAAAAGAGAATATAGCGCAAATATTTCTAGCGGAATTGTATTTTAGGGGCTCGCCCTCATGCCATCAACTTAAGAATTCGGAATTACCCCAGAACGAAATTTTAGCTTGATGGCGATGGGGTCACCATACCCATAAAAGAAAATTGTACGTTTAGACATAAAATTGACACATTTCGCTTAGTTCCTTGTATGTTAAGGAAGTAGTTTGTATATTTGAGGAGATGTGCGAGACAAGTGTAAATGTAGGAGAATCCAATATTTTCTATTCAAATATGATAGAATAGAAGTATATCCAAAACGGAGGAATAACAAATGAACTCAAACACAAAACAGTTTATTTATGATATCCAGCAAAGAAAGAACAATTATATAGAAAATGTATTAATAGCAATACAACACCCTAAAAAAGAGCAATCTGAACAAGTCATTCAAAATATAGTAGAGAAGATGGATATGATGATCAGTTTAGTTACTACTTACATGGCTATTGAATCAGAATCTACAAAAGAATTAAAAGAGCTTCAAGAAGAACTTATTCATGCTCAGGCATATATTCAAAAACGGAAATTTGAAGAAACACAGAGATAAAACCCTGTGTTTTTACTTGGTGGACTATGACATTAATTTTTTATAAATTTGATTATTGCTTTGGCATAATCCATACAATTTGTTGAATGCGTACAATATATGGCGCCGTATCTTCAATGAGCAAATGATCTGGTTTCACATCCTTTAATTTACCTCTTATATTGCCTCTTACAGTTTCAATAACCACATGCTTACCAATTACTGATTGTAATGTCTGATATACATAGGGGTTAGGTGTACTTACCATATGTTGTTCACTCAAGTCATTTCCTTTCGAATAACTCATTCTATAAGACTCCTTTCTAACTTTCATTCTTTCTACTAATATATGATATAAATCTTATAAATATGCTAGAAGGATAATTCATTATAGGAACGAAAATAACATTTTAATAGAGTACGGTTTCTATTTCTATGTTGCTAAAAAAATGATTTATATAAAGTTACTTTTACCAGTTAATAGGAGGTGGTAAAGGGATATTTTGAATATACATCTAGGTTGCTCCTTTCTGGATATGTATCATTTTAAATACGCCCTTTATTAGAATAGTGCTCATACTTTTTTTGAGATTCTTTCGTAATACGTGCGTTAAGTAAAATTGCTAATAATAGAAACACTCCATATTTACCTCCTGTAGCACCTATGATAATCACACTACTACAAACAAGTATAATTAGTAGGATAAACGAAACTGAATAAATACGGTCATAATTCTTTGACATCTTTTCGTATTTTATGCGTTCTTTCCTTGCATTCATCTAAATTCCTCCTTTAAATTATCCATTTCACTATCAAATAAATCTCACCCTTAAAAAGGAAATAATATATCGTTATGTAAATTAGTTTGTTTTTTATCAACTAATTTATATAACGTAAAAAGAAATCCTA
This DNA window, taken from Bacillus paramycoides, encodes the following:
- a CDS encoding YuzF family protein; the protein is MSYSKGNDLSEQHMVSTPNPYVYQTLQSVIGKHVVIETVRGNIRGKLKDVKPDHLLIEDTAPYIVRIQQIVWIMPKQ
- a CDS encoding condensation domain-containing protein, whose product is MEKRKYSVTPQDRMNYLLGLYSADQQINAVLYFPVGISKKILEQSIRITLQLQPVLNSRFVENDIPYWEEHSSGTNTPICLFAEGNDQELEMMAIDFIKEPGDRIQGPMVQAKLLRGNTTDMLVVKLSHLCSDGAGVKEYINLLGAIYTQLSLGQSKDQIIKEFGEGNESFRDQSPVFKYAGISDVKSAYRPNQEQQASLWSFPSQPNKNTYPKMSVRRLSHEQTLRLIQWTKAQQATLNDTIMTAYFQALSRFTVYAEPRTAEKMIGLTIDLRRYLPNYTTGAICNLSGMEMPVIKMEDDETFNQTLVRVKQSMDKIKSQNPGLSSAAGMELLAEMKLSTVKEMYNQQYEQAVQMGMALPLLTNLGVIADEPIQFGEIQAEDGYMTSPIMYAPFFSMGASSYNGRLTFTIGYHAPDTSKEKVEKFLECVVNQLSSL